From a region of the Mucilaginibacter auburnensis genome:
- a CDS encoding S8 family serine peptidase, translating to MKHKFLFYLFCSVACLFFDACKKEPQTVQKPVSITITPTAVTLKKDQAYLGKRLTVNIENLPDGESSEITWLSDNPRIARVTNEGIVWAEGAGETFVTATLVNGKGSAKCKVLVTDANDYKYRIILKDKGTTNLSLNQPDAFLSARAIQRRVKYHIPIDASDLPISTEYIKAIEQTGGTIVAKSKWLNTVVVNCSDEFLIDKYKALPFVKDVVLVWVGNRTSPSNTKYSDIPQTGTNATGTNNISYGASEKNITVNNGQVLHQNGFKGAGIDIAVIDAGFVNLKTNAAFSNVNIKGAKSFVYENDDPYAIDSHGIWVTSCMAVNMPGKYVGTAPEANYWLFRTEDESTEYPVEEDYWVSAAEYADSVGVDIINSSLSYTDEYSLVSARYKSEDMDGKTAFASRGANVAAAKGILIVNCAGNNRRWVGTPADSPNVLTVGSVNVKLNLDEFTAWGMTADGRIKPDVLAMGGGASVINTSGISEARNGTSYSSPIICGLAACLWQAYPKLTNKDIIDVIRKSGSIADQPAIPLGYGIADMAKAMQLAKTLAASKQ from the coding sequence TACCTTTTTTGCTCTGTGGCTTGCTTGTTTTTCGACGCTTGTAAAAAAGAGCCTCAAACTGTTCAAAAGCCTGTTTCTATAACAATTACGCCAACGGCTGTAACGCTTAAAAAAGACCAGGCATATTTAGGCAAGCGTTTAACTGTAAACATTGAAAATTTACCGGATGGCGAATCTTCTGAAATAACCTGGCTATCAGACAATCCTCGTATTGCTCGCGTAACCAACGAGGGGATTGTATGGGCGGAAGGTGCGGGCGAAACCTTTGTAACAGCTACCCTTGTTAACGGAAAAGGAAGTGCAAAATGCAAGGTTTTAGTTACTGACGCAAATGACTATAAATATCGGATAATATTAAAAGACAAGGGCACTACAAATCTATCACTCAATCAACCTGACGCCTTTTTATCTGCAAGGGCCATACAAAGGCGTGTTAAATATCATATTCCTATTGATGCAAGTGACCTGCCGATATCTACGGAATACATCAAAGCGATTGAACAAACAGGCGGAACTATTGTAGCTAAAAGCAAATGGCTTAATACTGTTGTGGTTAATTGCTCAGACGAGTTTTTGATAGATAAATACAAAGCGTTACCATTTGTTAAAGACGTAGTGTTAGTATGGGTGGGAAACAGAACATCGCCATCAAACACAAAATATTCAGATATTCCTCAAACTGGCACCAATGCTACAGGAACCAACAACATATCATACGGTGCATCTGAAAAAAATATCACTGTAAACAACGGTCAGGTACTTCATCAGAATGGTTTTAAAGGTGCGGGAATTGACATAGCGGTAATTGATGCAGGATTTGTTAATTTAAAAACTAATGCTGCATTTAGCAATGTTAATATAAAAGGGGCAAAATCATTTGTTTATGAAAATGACGACCCTTACGCTATTGATAGCCACGGCATTTGGGTAACATCATGCATGGCGGTAAATATGCCCGGCAAATATGTAGGCACTGCACCTGAAGCTAACTATTGGCTATTTAGAACGGAAGACGAGTCAACAGAATACCCTGTTGAAGAAGACTATTGGGTAAGTGCTGCCGAGTATGCTGATAGTGTGGGGGTTGATATTATTAACTCTTCATTGAGTTACACTGATGAGTATTCCCTGGTATCAGCAAGATACAAATCGGAAGATATGGACGGAAAAACGGCATTTGCTTCACGGGGTGCAAATGTGGCGGCTGCCAAGGGCATTTTAATTGTAAACTGCGCGGGCAATAACCGAAGATGGGTTGGCACACCGGCCGATTCACCAAATGTACTAACCGTTGGGTCGGTAAACGTTAAGCTAAATTTAGATGAATTTACAGCATGGGGAATGACTGCTGACGGAAGAATAAAACCAGACGTATTAGCTATGGGTGGAGGTGCAAGTGTAATTAACACAAGTGGCATTAGCGAGGCACGCAACGGAACATCATATTCAAGCCCTATTATTTGCGGCTTGGCTGCCTGCTTGTGGCAGGCCTATCCTAAACTTACTAACAAAGATATTATCGACGTAATTAGAAAGTCGGGAAGTATAGCTGATCAACCAGCTATACCTTTAGGCTATGGCATTGCCGACATGGCAAAAGCTATGCAACTGGCTAAAACACTTGCAGCATCTAAACAATAA
- a CDS encoding DUF4256 domain-containing protein, producing MDKTKTLTPPQSAELIKILRVRFEKHNERHDGMSWPEVEQKLQASPEMLWVLNEMEVTGGEPDVVKFDEVSSDLIFVDCAAESPKGRRSLCYDREALNFRKEYKPASSAVDMANEIGIELLNEDQYRHLQTLGKFDLKTSSWVKTPDNIRKLGGSIFCDRRYDTVFTYHNGAESYYAARGFRGMLKV from the coding sequence ATGGATAAGACAAAAACACTTACCCCGCCCCAAAGCGCAGAATTGATCAAAATATTGAGAGTGCGATTTGAAAAGCACAACGAACGTCATGACGGCATGAGTTGGCCTGAGGTTGAACAAAAGCTGCAAGCCAGTCCTGAAATGCTGTGGGTATTGAACGAAATGGAAGTAACAGGTGGCGAGCCGGATGTAGTAAAGTTTGATGAAGTATCTTCTGACTTAATTTTTGTTGATTGTGCTGCTGAAAGTCCAAAAGGACGCCGTAGTTTGTGCTATGACAGGGAGGCATTAAATTTCCGTAAAGAATACAAACCTGCCAGCAGCGCTGTTGATATGGCCAATGAAATTGGTATTGAATTATTAAATGAAGACCAGTATCGGCACCTGCAAACTTTAGGTAAATTCGATCTCAAAACATCCAGCTGGGTAAAAACCCCCGATAACATACGTAAATTAGGCGGTTCCATTTTTTGCGACCGCAGGTATGACACCGTGTTCACTTACCATAACGGCGCTGAATCTTACTATGCTGCCAGGGGTTTTAGAGGAATGTTAAAAGTTTAA